The following are from one region of the Stanieria cyanosphaera PCC 7437 genome:
- a CDS encoding replication initiation factor domain-containing protein codes for MSSPKGIAGGFNKIASKDFENSSNTYDVAIDIKGSYLANLTPIEQYNLVSYLARVEGCKIGRFDLAIDDYSYQKIPLEEMKKAYKEGNNFGFKHHWDTGLNENGEIKGSRTEYFGGRTSDKKVRVYSHENKCMRFEAQLRGKQAESAIQNLTSLTRTTESDEEWNLIIQKTLGGIAVGIIDFRDKNKLKNLGKASRDKTKRLPFWQQFIDEVGSVIKLKPTTNKVKNEALESKTKWFNKYAIKTLAQLALVYGDEYVLESIKQGKASLTPKDHKEIEYWKSEINS; via the coding sequence ATGTCATCTCCTAAAGGAATAGCAGGAGGATTCAATAAAATAGCCTCTAAAGACTTCGAGAATAGCTCTAATACTTATGATGTTGCCATCGACATTAAAGGGTCTTATTTGGCAAATTTAACGCCAATAGAGCAATATAATTTAGTTTCTTATCTAGCGAGAGTAGAAGGATGTAAAATTGGTCGTTTTGACTTAGCGATTGATGATTATAGTTATCAAAAAATACCTCTTGAAGAAATGAAAAAAGCTTACAAGGAAGGTAATAATTTTGGATTCAAACATCATTGGGATACAGGTCTTAATGAGAATGGAGAAATAAAAGGTTCTAGAACTGAATATTTTGGAGGAAGAACAAGTGACAAAAAGGTTAGGGTATATTCTCACGAAAATAAATGTATGAGATTTGAAGCTCAGCTAAGAGGAAAACAGGCAGAATCAGCAATTCAAAACCTAACTAGTTTGACAAGAACTACAGAAAGTGATGAGGAGTGGAATCTAATAATCCAAAAAACTCTTGGTGGTATAGCAGTAGGAATAATAGATTTTAGGGACAAAAATAAGCTAAAAAATTTAGGTAAGGCTAGTAGAGATAAGACTAAAAGATTACCTTTTTGGCAACAATTTATTGATGAAGTAGGAAGTGTGATTAAGTTAAAACCAACAACAAATAAAGTCAAAAATGAAGCTCTAGAATCAAAAACAAAATGGTTTAACAAGTATGCTATAAAAACCCTTGCTCAGTTAGCTTTAGTTTACGGGGATGAATATGTTTTAGAGTCAATAAAACAGGGTAAAGCCTCACTTACTCCTAAAGACCACAAAGAGATTGAATACTGGAAAAGCGAGATAAACAGTTAG
- a CDS encoding IS701 family transposase encodes MSFNLPVEIISILLPFAGLFSKKVWNYVQIMLIGAILATGKRTVTSILEVMGLSAESNFQNYHRVLNRAVWSNLQASKILLTTLVMTFIPCGIVVCGIDDTIERRKGKKIKAKGIYRDPVRSSHSHFVKVSGLRWLSMMLLVEIPWAKKVWGLPFFTTLAPSERYHQQLQHRHKKLTDWARQMIFQVRRWLWNRELVVVADSSFTCLELLSSVSQTTSTSMITRLRLDAALYEPAPSRPTGTMGRPRLKGTRLPNLEQILIDADTQWSKITLSNWYGEANRPVEMSTGVAVWYHTGLPVVPIRWVLVRDPLDKFRPQALLCTNQRYQSQQILEWFSRRWQIEVTFEEARRHLGMETQRQWSDLAIARTTPLILGLFSLVTLLAHRLQANFTWTTRQKSWYVKSLPTFSDALALVRRFLWASTFSISSKPTDIIKVPRSLFNRLRDLAIYAA; translated from the coding sequence ATGAGTTTTAATTTACCCGTTGAAATTATTAGTATTCTTTTACCTTTTGCTGGTCTGTTTTCTAAAAAGGTTTGGAACTACGTTCAAATCATGTTAATTGGTGCGATTTTAGCCACAGGAAAAAGAACTGTAACTTCAATATTAGAAGTGATGGGATTGTCTGCTGAGTCTAACTTCCAGAATTATCATCGGGTATTAAATCGTGCAGTTTGGTCAAACCTTCAAGCAAGCAAAATACTACTAACAACCTTAGTCATGACATTTATTCCTTGTGGCATAGTTGTCTGTGGAATAGACGATACGATAGAACGTCGAAAAGGCAAGAAAATAAAAGCTAAAGGTATTTATCGCGACCCAGTCAGGTCAAGTCATAGTCACTTTGTTAAGGTTAGTGGTTTACGTTGGTTGTCAATGATGTTGCTTGTGGAAATCCCTTGGGCAAAAAAGGTTTGGGGATTACCGTTTTTTACAACACTAGCTCCGTCTGAGCGTTATCATCAGCAATTACAACATCGACACAAAAAACTAACTGATTGGGCAAGACAGATGATTTTTCAAGTTAGACGATGGCTTTGGAATCGAGAACTGGTAGTAGTGGCAGATAGTAGTTTTACCTGTCTAGAATTACTTTCCTCAGTGAGCCAAACTACTTCTACTTCAATGATTACCCGTTTACGCTTGGATGCTGCTCTTTATGAACCTGCTCCATCAAGACCTACAGGTACTATGGGTCGTCCTCGTCTTAAAGGAACAAGATTGCCTAACTTGGAACAAATTCTCATTGATGCTGATACACAATGGTCAAAAATTACACTATCTAATTGGTATGGAGAAGCAAATCGCCCAGTTGAAATGTCAACTGGGGTAGCTGTCTGGTATCATACTGGACTACCTGTTGTGCCAATTCGCTGGGTTTTAGTCCGCGACCCTTTAGATAAATTTAGACCACAAGCTCTGTTGTGTACCAATCAAAGATATCAATCTCAACAGATTCTTGAATGGTTTTCGCGTCGTTGGCAAATAGAAGTAACTTTTGAAGAAGCTAGAAGACACTTGGGTATGGAAACTCAACGTCAGTGGTCAGATTTAGCAATTGCACGCACCACCCCTCTTATTTTAGGACTTTTTTCTCTAGTTACTCTTTTGGCTCATCGTTTACAAGCCAATTTTACTTGGACTACTAGACAAAAAAGTTGGTATGTTAAATCTCTACCTACTTTTTCTGATGCCTTAGCTTTAGTACGCCGATTTCTGTGGGCTAGCACTTTTTCGATATCATCTAAACCTACTGACATCATAAAAGTCCCTCGTTCTTTATTCAATCGTTTGAGAGATCTGGCTATTTATGCTGCTTGA
- a CDS encoding FkbM family methyltransferase — protein sequence MKSFVQGLFNRLGLKVIKYTPSPYEHLEKQPRYQKNKVKLLGHDFKIADSFSFFHSYREIFIDQIYKFDSQSEAPVIVDCGANCGTSVLYFKAIYPKANIIAIEADPNIFNILESNVSSANCEDVTLLNKAVSKETGTIDFFSEGADGGRIHPLEDSQAKFEVECIKLDKLLEKPVDFLKIDIEGAETEVICDANKLDNVAQLFIEYHSFKDTEQTLGKILEKLSDSGFRYYIHTQFCPQNPLLEESLQLGMDLQLNIYANKIA from the coding sequence ATGAAATCATTTGTACAGGGACTATTCAATCGATTAGGATTGAAAGTAATCAAGTATACTCCCTCACCTTATGAACATTTAGAAAAACAGCCTAGATACCAGAAAAACAAAGTAAAATTACTTGGGCATGATTTTAAGATTGCCGATTCATTTTCTTTTTTTCATAGTTATCGAGAAATATTCATCGATCAAATATACAAATTTGACTCTCAATCAGAAGCACCAGTAATAGTTGATTGTGGCGCAAATTGTGGAACAAGCGTTTTATATTTCAAAGCAATCTATCCCAAAGCCAATATTATTGCAATAGAAGCTGACCCTAATATCTTTAATATTTTAGAGTCGAATGTTAGCTCCGCTAACTGTGAAGATGTTACTTTATTGAATAAAGCTGTTTCCAAGGAAACTGGAACAATTGATTTTTTTAGTGAAGGTGCTGATGGAGGTAGAATACATCCTCTAGAAGACTCTCAAGCAAAGTTTGAAGTGGAATGTATCAAACTTGATAAGTTGCTCGAAAAGCCTGTGGATTTTCTTAAAATTGATATAGAAGGTGCTGAAACAGAAGTTATTTGTGATGCCAATAAACTGGATAATGTTGCACAACTTTTTATTGAATATCATTCTTTTAAAGATACAGAACAAACACTAGGAAAGATTTTAGAGAAGTTATCTGATTCTGGTTTTAGATATTACATCCATACACAATTTTGCCCTCAAAACCCTTTATTAGAAGAAAGTTTACAGCTTGGTATGGATTTGCAGTTAAATATTTACGCTAATAAAATAGCTTAA